A single Drechmeria coniospora strain ARSEF 6962 chromosome 03, whole genome shotgun sequence DNA region contains:
- a CDS encoding Complex I intermediate-associated protein 30, translating to MIDNILYLYGGDHPWDSSLWVTSDDRVRGGASRSHLSVSNPERARFHGHLDITALGGAGFASQHSLGTLSWDLRDYEGIIVAVAGPGKADGKRYALTLKDELPPPRDDGREQAAISWEAEFVADKPGDVKLRWEDFRATYRGRPKGDARPLNLGDIKRVGLMMRSFFGQQEGDFSLELHAIAAFKRVPSSTATTVVAEPDEGEMEERKDLRRNESDLEEFPSRPAVQHSWWRKLLCGMA from the exons ATGATTGACAACATTCTCTACCTCTACGGCGGTGACCA CCCGTGGGACTCGTCCCTCTGGGTCACATCCGACGACCGCGTGCGAGGCGGCGCGAGCCGGTCCCACCTGTCGGTCTCGAACCCCGAGCGCGCCCGCTTCCACGGCCACCTCGACATCacggccctcggcggcgccggcttcgccTCCCAGCACAGCCTCGGCACGCTCTCGTGGGACCTGCGCGATTACGAgggcatcatcgtcgccgtcgcggggcccggcaaggccgacggcaagcgaTACGCGCTGACGCTCAAGGAcgagctgccgccgccgagggatGACGGCCGCGAGCAGGCGGCCATCAGCTGGGAGGCCGagttcgtcgccgacaagccCGGCGACGTGAAGCTGCGCTGGGAAGACTTTCGGGCCACCTACAGGGGCCGGCCCAAGGGCGATGCCCGGCCTCTGAACCTCGGCGACATCAAGCGAGTGGGGCTCATGATGCGAAG CTTTTTCGGCCAGCAGGAAGGAGACTTTTCGCTCGAGCTgcacgccatcgccgcctttAAGCGCgtcccgtcctcgacggcgacgacggtcgtcgccgagccggacgagggcgagatgGAGGAACGCAAGGACCTCAGGAGGAACGAATCCGACTTGGAGGAATTCCCCTCGCGGCCGGCGGTGCAGCACTCCTGGTGGCGGAAGCTGCTGTGCGGCATGGCCTGA